In Pyrus communis chromosome 8, drPyrComm1.1, whole genome shotgun sequence, one genomic interval encodes:
- the LOC137742400 gene encoding uncharacterized protein: MDLLKEEIAKKRQRLKEDTGGKRFFKRSEIEQKQTQKLREQEKRELEAKAQRQAAASNTASANYSSDANSNSNSAAASSSANASSNATASKSLTDEQNIDKMNLPKQEVVRRLRFLKQPITLFGEDDDARLDRLKYVLKTGLFEVDSDMTEGQTNDFLRDIAELRKRQKSGLVSKRQKTEVDGGVEDGEGGVREDDLSADGCSSGVDADKDLKRMKTNFEELCDEDKILVFFKKLLNEWNQELREMPDAERRTAKGKSMVATFKQCARYLHPLFKFCRKKILQDDIRIALMVVVRCCMKRDYLAAMDQYIKLAIGNAPWPIGVTMVGIHERSAREKIYTNSVAHIMNDETTRKYLQSIKRLMTFCQRRYPAMPSKAVEFNSLANGSDLQSLLASEERAASSGNQVSEERLLILPAS; this comes from the exons ATGGACCTGCTGAAGGAAGAAATCGCCAAGAAACGGCAGAGGCTCAAAGAAGACACCGGCGGCAAGCGATTCTTTAAGCGCTCCGAGATCGAGCAGAAGCAAACCCAGAAGCTTCGGGAGCAAGAGAAGCGCGAATTAGAAGCCAAAGCCCAGCGCCAAGCCGCCGCGTCCAACACCGCCTCCGCAAACTACTCTTCCGACGCTAATTCGAATTCCAATTCCGCCGCAGCTTCTTCCTCCGCCAATGCATCCTCCAATGCCACCGCGTCGAAGTCGTTAACCGATGAGCAGAACATCGACAAGATGAACCTTCCGAAACAGGAGGTCGTCCGCCGGCTCCGGTTCCTCAAGCAGCCGATCACTCTCTTCGGCGAGGATGATGACGCCCGGCTCGACCGGCTTAAGTACGTGTTGAAGACTGGTCTGTTCGAGGTCGACAGCGACATGACGGAGGGGCAGACGAACGATTTCCTTCGCGACATTGCGGAGCTGAGGAAGCGGCAGAAGTCGGGGCTTGTGAGCAAGCGGCAGAAGACGGAGGTTGATGGTGGCGTGGAAGATGGTGAGGGCGGGGTCCGGGAAGACGATTTGAGCGCAGATGGGTGCTCGAGCGGCGTCGATGCTGATAAGGATTTGAAGCGAATGAAGACGAATTTCGAGGAGCTGTGTGATGAAGATAAGATCTTGGTGTTCTTCAAGAAGCTGTTGAATGAATGGAACCAGGAGCTGCGCGAGATGCCGGATGCGGAGAGGAGAACTGCTAAGGGGAAGTCCATGGTTGCTACATTCAAGCAATGTGCCCGCTACTTGCATCCTCTGTTCAAGTTCTGCAGGAAGAAG ATCCTTCAAGATGATATTCGCATAGCGTTGATGGTGGTGGTTCGGTGCTGCATGAAGCGAGACTACCTAGCTGCAATGGACCAGTACATCAAGCTGGCTATTGGGAACGCCCCGTGGCCAATTGGTGTCACTATGGTTGGTATCCACGAACGTTCTGCCCGTGAGAAGATTTACACCAACAGTGTGGCTCATATCATGAATGACGAGACAACTCGGAAGTACTTGCAGTCAATCAAGAGATTGATGACCTTTTGCCAACGACGCTACCCAGCCATGCCTTCAAAAGCTGTGGAGTTCAACAGCTTGGCTAATGGTAGCGACTTGCAGTCTCTGCTAGCATCGGAGGAGAGGGCAGCCTCTAGCGGAAATCAGGTTTCGGAGGAAAGACTTCTGATACTGCCGGCTTCATAG
- the LOC137742401 gene encoding uncharacterized protein codes for MGTLSLSPLLSLHSPPRPRLASAQTHLCNPVSGPHISVTYPKPTRFRSENVVVFGNNSIDPKESQFLDEDGVVDDMDGYMNYLSLEYDSVWDTKPSWCQPWTITLTGVVVIGGSWLILHSGVVTILATLLISTWWYIFLYSYPKAYADMIAERRSKVNNGVEDTFGFGKSQ; via the exons ATGGGAACTCTATCTCTCTCCCCTCTTCTCTCCCTCCATTCTCCACCACGACCCCGTCTCGCCTCTGCACAAACCCATCTCTGCAACCCCGTCTCCGGCCCACACATCTCCGTAACTTATCCGAAGCCGACGAGATTTCGCAGCGAAAATGTCGTCGTCTTTGGCAACAATTCAATCGACCCGAAAGAGTCTCAGTTCTTGGACGAAGACGGAGTTGTGGATGACATGGATGGCTACATGAACTACCTTTCTCTTGAATACGACTCCGTTTGGGACACCAAGCCATCCTG GTGTCAGCCATGGACAATTACACTGACTGGAGTGGTAGTGATTGGTGGTAGCTGGCTGATTCTGCACTCAGGAGTAGTGACAATCTTGGCAACCTTACTAATTAGCACTTGGTGGTACATCTTTCTCTATTCTTACCCTAAG GCGTACGCGGATATGATTGCCGAGCGGCGGAGCAAGGTGAACAATGGTGTTGAAGACACTTTTGGTTTTGGGAAGAGCCAATAA